CATCCCCTCCCcgctctttgtgtgaagaagagtctccttcagcaaacatgactaggtaacccattccatcacctcaccactctctgtgtgaagaagaatcTCCTTCAGCAGCCTGAATGACTATGTTGCAGAATAACACAATTCCCCATCCAATCCCACGTATGTGTGTGAAGAAGAATCTCCTTCAGACATGACTAGGTAACACTCCCTCATTCCAACTAACACACTTCCGTCCCTCTCTGTGACGCGAATAAAGTGCTAGGCCAGCAGCTTTCTCTTCCGCATGCCATGACACTTGAGAATACCCATGTCTTACTAGAATCACTTCACCCACTTCTGCTTGTCGAAACAAAGACTTGCATTCACGACACATGTACTAGGTTTAACCCATCCATCCCTCACCCAACTCTCTGGTGAAGTAAAGcatctccttcagcaacatgataGGTAACCCATTTCCCATCCTATCCCAATCGCATCGTCCCCCATGtgagaagagtctccttcagcaacatgactaggtaacccattctctccctccactctctgtgtgaagataGCACGTCATCCATCCTCTGTCGCTGAGTCTATTATTTTCTTCAAATACACGGtgaataacagaaacaaaatgcagaactgccatgtttttttttattttggcaagtGAAGAAGTGTCTGAGAACGCACGGCGAAAACGGTAAAATTATCGCAACCTTAACTTCTCCCCCTACACTTCACCTTAtgtcttgcttttcttttttttaaaatatcacgGTAGGCATGTGGCTCCGGGCTCATTTCTGTAATAAGTCCCTTACTGTTTTTTCTAAGTGTTATTTTACTGCTCTCCAAgtttttccttgttttctgaagATACAGCTTTAAATGTGCAGGCcggttgttgtttgttttggtgttgatgttgttttgttgtgttcatgcacagttttttttttaaaaacaggcgTTAGCAGCTGTAGCATTAacgttatatattatatttcacaGCAGCAATACTTCATACACTAGCCGCCTCACCGCCCATGTGTACAAACAAGCCTTACCTGCACACAGCTGTTCGCTTCTGATTGGCACAAATCACCTTTTTTAAAGCCCACCTCTTGTGCTCTCATTGGTCAAAGGGTTCACGAACAACCAATTGCCTACCGGGAAGGTAAACGCCCTTCAGCCAATGGGAAGGCAGGGAAAGCTTGCCGAAGAGGGGGTGAAAGTTTGTTGCAGGAAAGTTTCTTTTAAACTCTGCCCTGGTTGTTTAATATCATGGCTCCTGGTTGTGCCCCGGTGGGCTCCGTCtgggttttcttttgcattttaattttgtgtCTGCAGCGGGGAAGGGCTTTCGGTGAAACCAGAGACACCGAGTTTACTTTCATTTTGCCAGCTGGGAGAGTCGAATGTTTTTACCAGAAAGCGACGCGAAACAGCACCATAGAAGTGGAGTACCAGGTAGAGCCAGCGGGGTGGACCTGTACGTGTGCGTGTGGATTGCAatgtgctgggctgggctgggcgaAGGTTACTTCACAAAAGCgacctgtctgtgtctctctctcttcctctatgtgtgtgt
This sequence is a window from Polyodon spathula isolate WHYD16114869_AA unplaced genomic scaffold, ASM1765450v1 scaffolds_2525, whole genome shotgun sequence. Protein-coding genes within it:
- the LOC121310790 gene encoding transmembrane emp24 domain-containing protein 1-like, translated to MAPGCAPVGSVWVFFCILILCLQRGRAFGETRDTEFTFILPAGRVECFYQKATRNSTIEVEYQVIAGAGMDVDFTIAHPEGFRLVSDFRKSDGIHT